In Alkalihalobacterium alkalinitrilicum, a genomic segment contains:
- the mazG gene encoding nucleoside triphosphate pyrophosphohydrolase, translating to MKKITVIGLGAGELAQLSLGTYQVLKKADPLFLRTEKHPVIDELKNESFKYTSFDAEYEKHERFEDVYRSIVDILLAQLDNQQEITYAVPGHPLVAEETVQLLLKEGKERDIDVEIQGGQSFLDPMFNALQIDPIDGCQIVDGTQLKRDQIQIRQHIIICQVYDAFIASEVKLTLMDLLPDDYEVKVATAVGTSMESIITCPLYELDRVTELNNLTAVYVPPVKTEEFLYQDFQKLREVIATLRGPDGCPWDQEQTHETLKPFLLEEAYEVLEAIDEQDDDHLVEELGDVLLQVMLHAQIGEDDGWFTIDDVICSITEKMIRRHPHVFSGQNAIDAAEVVANWEEIKRKEKSEEKRVSILDGIPKSLPALLKAFELQKKAAKVGFDWEDAAPMWMKLQEEISEFFSELKVNNTEKMKKEFGDILFVLINLARYYKINPEEALHMTNKKFSSRFQVIEDELTKQGLTFSDVTLEQLDEIWEKSKEEYQ from the coding sequence GTGAAGAAAATAACGGTTATTGGCTTAGGGGCTGGGGAGCTCGCTCAATTATCGCTTGGTACGTACCAAGTTCTTAAAAAAGCAGATCCTCTCTTTTTAAGAACAGAAAAACACCCAGTTATTGATGAGCTGAAAAATGAAAGTTTCAAATATACGTCGTTTGATGCTGAGTATGAAAAACACGAACGTTTCGAAGATGTGTATCGTTCAATAGTGGATATCTTACTCGCACAATTAGACAATCAACAAGAAATTACATATGCTGTACCTGGACACCCTTTAGTTGCTGAAGAAACAGTCCAGCTTTTATTAAAGGAAGGAAAAGAGCGTGATATTGATGTTGAAATTCAGGGTGGTCAGAGCTTTTTAGATCCTATGTTTAATGCATTACAAATAGACCCGATTGATGGTTGTCAAATAGTTGATGGAACACAATTAAAACGGGACCAGATACAAATTCGGCAACATATCATTATTTGCCAAGTTTACGATGCTTTTATTGCCTCAGAAGTAAAACTGACCTTGATGGATTTGTTACCTGATGATTATGAAGTAAAAGTAGCTACAGCTGTTGGAACATCAATGGAAAGCATAATTACTTGTCCTCTCTATGAGCTTGATCGAGTAACTGAATTAAACAACTTAACGGCTGTTTACGTTCCACCTGTGAAAACAGAAGAGTTTCTATATCAAGACTTTCAAAAGTTAAGAGAAGTGATTGCAACATTGCGAGGACCAGATGGATGTCCATGGGATCAAGAACAAACTCATGAAACATTGAAGCCTTTTTTATTAGAAGAAGCTTACGAAGTGTTAGAAGCAATCGATGAACAAGATGATGACCATTTAGTTGAAGAGCTCGGTGATGTATTGCTTCAAGTCATGTTACATGCTCAAATCGGTGAAGATGATGGTTGGTTTACAATTGATGATGTCATTTGTTCGATTACAGAAAAGATGATCAGAAGGCACCCTCATGTGTTTTCAGGGCAAAATGCAATAGATGCTGCAGAAGTAGTTGCTAACTGGGAAGAAATTAAGCGAAAAGAAAAAAGTGAAGAGAAAAGAGTATCAATATTAGACGGTATTCCTAAAAGCTTACCCGCTTTATTAAAAGCTTTTGAACTTCAAAAGAAAGCTGCAAAAGTAGGCTTTGACTGGGAAGACGCGGCACCGATGTGGATGAAACTTCAAGAAGAGATTAGTGAATTTTTCTCAGAATTAAAGGTAAACAATACAGAGAAAATGAAAAAAGAATTTGGTGATATTCTTTTTGTTCTTATTAACTTAGCACGATATTATAAAATTAACCCTGAAGAGGCGCTACATATGACGAATAAAAAGTTTTCTAGTCGTTTCCAAGTGATTGAGGACGAACTAACCAAACAAGGGTTAACGTTCTCTGATGTCACGTTAGAACAGCTTGATGAGATTTGGGAAAAAAGTAAAGAGGAATATCAATAA
- the yabP gene encoding sporulation protein YabP, with amino-acid sequence MEHNYEFGTPMGQARKTKEHDITLRGRKKLDITGVRQVESFDNEEFLLETEMGFLSIRGQNLHMKNLNVEQGLVSIEGKIFDLVYLDENQGGKSKGLFGKLFK; translated from the coding sequence ATGGAACACAATTATGAATTTGGTACACCAATGGGGCAAGCAAGAAAAACAAAAGAACATGACATTACACTAAGAGGCCGAAAGAAACTAGACATTACAGGTGTAAGGCAAGTTGAAAGTTTTGACAATGAAGAATTTCTTTTAGAAACGGAAATGGGTTTTCTTTCGATCCGTGGCCAGAACTTGCATATGAAAAACTTAAACGTGGAACAGGGCTTAGTATCTATTGAAGGCAAAATTTTTGATCTTGTTTATCTTGATGAAAATCAAGGTGGGAAGTCAAAAGGGTTATTTGGGAAGTTGTTCAAGTGA
- a CDS encoding putative polysaccharide biosynthesis protein has product MSHLNDQTKKIWQGALILTIAALLTKVLSAIYRIPYQNIAGDVGFYVYQQVYPFYAIAFTLSIYGFPVIISKEMTNRKEKHNDEEILSKYLFSLVLLSITAGLLLLVLAEPLAQWMGDPLLVHPLRVTALTYFVVPILSVFRGYFQGDGWMTPTAVSQLTDQSIRVVLILILAYAMINLGFGPYGAGLGAVIGSVLGALAGAVCLLLYYRQSNKGKGIQFQLGKVNKASIFPFIKNSLLFSMTILVLVFIQLIDSLSVLRLLLESGVELEFAKVAKGIYDRGQPLIQLGTIVATSFALTVVPMISRAKSLQDRQEAKRKTELTLRLTVAFGLLASVGLAIIIEPTNQLLFTNREGSNVLFVLAFSIVFGALVMTTAAILQGYDKGHYAARHIVYGLVAKVFLNVTLIPGFGTLGAAIATTVSLAIIALLNTILIYRMEGMTRMNKAQIMGLFITVFGMGLTTFLWKTMLENWLITDGLSRSTDGIIALSSAAIGGVVAVILIIKFEVFSEKEVSIIPVFAKLYRVINGRRRDL; this is encoded by the coding sequence GTGTCTCATCTTAATGACCAAACGAAAAAAATTTGGCAAGGAGCACTCATTTTAACTATCGCTGCATTATTAACAAAAGTATTGAGTGCAATTTACCGGATACCTTACCAAAATATCGCAGGTGATGTAGGCTTTTATGTCTATCAACAAGTGTATCCTTTCTATGCGATTGCTTTTACGTTATCGATCTATGGATTCCCTGTCATTATTTCCAAAGAAATGACAAACCGCAAAGAGAAGCATAACGACGAGGAGATTTTATCAAAATATTTATTTTCTTTAGTTTTGTTGTCAATCACAGCAGGGTTATTATTGTTGGTACTAGCTGAACCACTTGCTCAGTGGATGGGAGACCCATTACTCGTCCATCCGTTAAGAGTAACCGCACTAACTTATTTTGTCGTACCAATTCTTTCGGTGTTTCGCGGGTATTTCCAAGGAGATGGGTGGATGACACCAACGGCTGTTTCGCAACTAACGGATCAAAGTATTCGAGTCGTTCTAATTCTAATTTTAGCGTACGCTATGATCAATCTAGGATTTGGTCCGTACGGCGCTGGGTTAGGTGCAGTCATTGGTTCAGTTCTAGGAGCGTTAGCAGGTGCTGTTTGTTTACTCCTTTATTATCGTCAATCTAATAAAGGAAAAGGAATTCAGTTTCAATTAGGGAAAGTAAATAAAGCGAGCATATTCCCGTTTATTAAAAATAGCCTTTTATTTTCAATGACCATTCTTGTCCTTGTGTTCATTCAATTAATTGACAGTTTATCCGTCCTTCGGTTATTACTAGAAAGTGGTGTTGAATTAGAATTCGCAAAAGTCGCAAAAGGGATATATGATCGTGGGCAACCACTCATTCAGCTAGGAACCATTGTAGCTACGTCTTTTGCCTTAACAGTCGTACCGATGATCTCAAGGGCAAAATCGTTACAAGATCGTCAGGAGGCGAAACGAAAGACCGAACTTACGCTACGCTTAACGGTCGCTTTTGGTTTATTAGCATCGGTTGGGTTAGCTATTATCATTGAACCGACAAACCAACTGTTATTTACAAATCGTGAAGGATCAAATGTGTTGTTTGTATTAGCCTTTTCGATTGTTTTCGGAGCACTTGTAATGACAACCGCTGCCATTTTGCAAGGATATGATAAAGGACATTATGCTGCACGTCATATTGTATACGGTTTAGTGGCCAAAGTATTTTTAAATGTGACGCTCATTCCAGGCTTCGGAACACTAGGAGCAGCTATTGCCACGACGGTGAGTTTAGCTATCATTGCTTTATTGAATACGATCTTAATTTACCGCATGGAAGGAATGACACGTATGAATAAGGCACAAATTATGGGCTTATTTATTACCGTTTTTGGAATGGGTTTGACTACTTTTTTATGGAAAACGATGTTAGAGAATTGGCTAATAACGGATGGATTATCACGAAGTACCGATGGCATTATCGCTTTATCAAGTGCTGCTATTGGAGGAGTCGTTGCGGTTATTTTAATCATCAAGTTCGAAGTGTTTTCAGAAAAAGAAGTATCCATTATACCAGTATTTGCTAAACTATATAGAGTGATTAATGGTCGAAGGAGAGATTTATAG
- a CDS encoding RNA-binding S4 domain-containing protein gives MRLDKFLKVSRLIKRRTLAKEVCDQGRITVNGQVAKAGTNVSVGDELVIRFGQKFVTVQVEAIKDTTRKEEASSMYTVTKEQSVEAAE, from the coding sequence GTGAGGTTGGATAAGTTCTTAAAAGTATCAAGATTAATTAAACGACGCACATTAGCTAAAGAAGTATGTGACCAAGGAAGAATTACAGTTAATGGACAAGTGGCAAAAGCAGGTACAAATGTTAGTGTTGGTGATGAGCTGGTGATTCGTTTTGGTCAAAAGTTTGTGACGGTTCAAGTAGAGGCCATTAAAGATACAACAAGAAAAGAAGAGGCGAGTTCTATGTATACAGTCACAAAAGAGCAATCAGTAGAAGCTGCGGAGTAA
- the yabQ gene encoding spore cortex biosynthesis protein YabQ, with protein sequence MSLTIQFYTMLSMVAAGTWLGASIDTYRRFARQPRPSLSWVTVLNDFLFWLIQGLLIFYVLLKVNEGEMRFYIFLALLCGYAAYQAVFQRWYLRILEIGIQTSIAIFRFIRTLILTIFINPIKWLLKLLYSLVIMVISVILSILSFLFRLIVRPIRWLGKLVYKLSRLDRLVNSIKKTKWVKKAVAFWKFIRTRGNKGDD encoded by the coding sequence GTGAGTTTAACAATTCAATTCTATACGATGCTATCAATGGTTGCTGCAGGTACTTGGCTTGGAGCTTCTATTGATACCTATAGAAGATTTGCTAGGCAGCCGCGTCCATCATTATCATGGGTCACAGTGTTAAATGACTTTTTATTTTGGTTAATCCAAGGCCTTCTCATTTTTTATGTTCTTCTTAAAGTTAATGAAGGAGAAATGAGGTTTTATATTTTTCTTGCATTGTTATGTGGTTATGCCGCTTACCAGGCCGTATTTCAGCGTTGGTATTTGCGAATTCTAGAAATTGGCATTCAGACGTCCATTGCAATTTTTCGTTTTATTCGGACACTTATCCTAACAATCTTCATTAATCCTATTAAATGGCTATTGAAACTATTATATTCCTTGGTTATCATGGTAATATCAGTAATATTATCCATATTATCATTTTTATTTAGGTTAATTGTAAGGCCTATTCGTTGGCTTGGAAAATTGGTATACAAGCTATCTAGATTAGACCGCCTTGTGAATTCCATAAAAAAGACCAAGTGGGTGAAAAAAGCAGTTGCCTTTTGGAAGTTTATACGAACCCGTGGCAACAAGGGGGATGATTAA